The following coding sequences lie in one Longimicrobium sp. genomic window:
- a CDS encoding HAD-IA family hydrolase produces the protein MPIKALMVDVDGVLVDGRPEDGRHWQASLEEDLGLTSEMLNEVFFAPSWANIVLGRAGLMEHLTTALLRIAPHVSPAEFVSYWFEKDSRLAAALLPEISLVRSAGIRVYLATNQEHLRAAYLMEKLGLAEHVDGIFYSARLGAKKPDMEFFAKVQAAVGLHGDEMLLIDDDSRNVEAALRAGWQALHWTRESSPGIMRSLCV, from the coding sequence TTGCCGATCAAGGCACTGATGGTAGATGTCGACGGCGTTCTAGTCGACGGGCGGCCGGAAGACGGGCGTCACTGGCAGGCGTCGCTCGAAGAGGATCTTGGACTCACCTCTGAGATGCTGAATGAGGTGTTCTTTGCCCCTTCCTGGGCGAACATCGTCCTCGGTCGGGCCGGCTTGATGGAGCATCTGACGACCGCACTTCTGAGGATCGCTCCGCATGTAAGTCCGGCTGAGTTCGTGTCGTACTGGTTCGAAAAGGATTCGCGTTTGGCCGCAGCATTGTTGCCTGAGATCTCGCTGGTTCGCTCCGCGGGAATCCGGGTGTATCTGGCGACCAATCAAGAACACCTGAGAGCCGCCTATCTGATGGAGAAGCTCGGTTTGGCGGAGCATGTGGACGGCATCTTCTACTCCGCGCGCCTCGGAGCAAAGAAACCGGACATGGAGTTCTTTGCAAAGGTCCAGGCGGCCGTGGGGCTGCATGGAGATGAAATGCTGCTCATCGACGACGACAGCCGAAATGTCGAGGCCGCGTTGAGGGCGGGATGGCAGGCGCTTCATTGGACGAGAGAGAGCTCACCCGGCATCATGCGCAGCTTGTGTGTATGA